In Streptomyces nodosus, one DNA window encodes the following:
- a CDS encoding SGNH/GDSL hydrolase family protein, with the protein MQTNPTHTSLVALGDSFTEGMSDLLPDGSYRGWADVLAGRMAARTPGFRYANLAVRGKLIGQIVNEQVGRAVAMRPDVITLVGGLNDTLRPKCDMGRVRGLLTEAVERLAPSCEQLILMRSPGRQGPVLERFRPRMEELFACIDELAEQHGALVVDLYGAPSLSDPRMWDVDRLHLTAEGHRRVAEAVWQTLGYEAEDTEWRTPLPPSARPDWLARRNEDIRFTRQHLLPWIGRRLTGRSSGDGRTGAHFSAELDKPFWVTPADHTNPGPVTDWRRMEP; encoded by the coding sequence ATGCAGACGAATCCCACGCACACCAGCCTGGTCGCCCTCGGCGACTCCTTCACCGAGGGCATGTCGGACCTGCTGCCGGACGGCTCCTACCGCGGCTGGGCCGATGTCCTGGCCGGCCGGATGGCCGCGCGGACACCCGGATTCCGCTATGCCAACCTCGCCGTGCGCGGCAAGCTGATCGGGCAGATCGTCAATGAGCAGGTCGGTCGCGCCGTCGCGATGCGGCCCGATGTGATCACACTGGTGGGCGGGCTCAACGACACCCTGCGGCCCAAGTGCGACATGGGGCGCGTACGGGGTCTGCTGACGGAGGCCGTGGAGCGCCTCGCCCCGTCGTGCGAGCAGCTGATCCTGATGCGCAGCCCCGGCCGCCAGGGGCCGGTCCTCGAACGCTTCCGCCCCCGTATGGAGGAGCTGTTCGCCTGTATCGACGAGCTCGCCGAGCAGCATGGCGCGCTGGTGGTCGACCTGTACGGGGCCCCCTCGCTCTCCGACCCGCGCATGTGGGACGTGGACCGGCTGCATCTGACGGCCGAGGGGCATCGCCGGGTGGCGGAGGCGGTCTGGCAGACGCTGGGGTACGAGGCCGAGGACACGGAGTGGCGCACACCGCTGCCCCCTTCCGCGCGACCGGACTGGCTGGCCCGCCGGAACGAGGACATCCGCTTCACCCGGCAGCATCTGCTGCCCTGGATAGGACGCCGGCTCACCGGCCGTTCCTCGGGCGACGGCCGGACAGGCGCCCACTTCAGCGCTGAGCTGGACAAACCCTTCTGGGTCACCCCTGCGGACCACACAAACCCCGGCCCTGTGACGGACTGGCGACGGATGGAGCCCTGA